One genomic region from Jilunia laotingensis encodes:
- a CDS encoding HlyD family secretion protein, whose product MSAQKSQNSNMLLAFLTLTGVIALVAVVGFFMLRKGPEIIQGQAEVDEYRVSSKVPGRILEFRVKEGQTVQKGDTLALLEAPDIAAKMEQARAAEAAAQAQNEKAIKGARQEQIQAAYEMWQKAQAAVEIAEKSYKRVKNLFDQGVMPAQKLDEVTAQRNAAIATEKAAKAQYTMAKNGAEREDKLAAAALVDRAKGAVAEVESYLKETFLIAQAGGEVSEIFPKVGELVGTGAPIMNIAILKDMWVTFNVREDLLKNLTMGAEFDAIVPALDNKTIRLKVDYMKDLGTYAAWKATKTTGQFDLKTFEVRARPLEKVEGLRPGMSVIIKK is encoded by the coding sequence ATGAGCGCACAAAAATCACAGAACAGCAATATGCTGCTTGCATTTCTCACCCTGACGGGAGTGATCGCACTGGTTGCAGTGGTTGGTTTCTTCATGCTACGCAAAGGACCCGAGATTATTCAGGGACAAGCCGAAGTGGACGAATATCGCGTATCGAGCAAAGTACCGGGACGTATCCTCGAATTCCGCGTGAAGGAGGGACAGACTGTCCAAAAAGGGGATACGCTAGCATTGCTTGAAGCACCGGACATTGCCGCAAAAATGGAACAAGCACGGGCTGCTGAGGCTGCCGCACAGGCACAGAACGAAAAAGCAATCAAAGGAGCCCGTCAGGAACAAATACAAGCTGCCTACGAAATGTGGCAAAAAGCACAAGCTGCCGTTGAGATTGCCGAAAAATCATATAAAAGGGTGAAAAACCTGTTCGACCAAGGAGTAATGCCCGCACAAAAGCTGGATGAAGTGACTGCACAACGTAATGCAGCCATTGCCACCGAAAAAGCAGCCAAAGCGCAATATACCATGGCCAAGAACGGAGCCGAACGTGAAGACAAACTGGCAGCAGCCGCTTTGGTGGACCGAGCCAAAGGCGCGGTTGCTGAGGTAGAATCCTACTTGAAGGAAACTTTCCTCATTGCACAGGCCGGTGGAGAAGTCTCCGAGATTTTCCCAAAAGTCGGTGAACTGGTAGGGACAGGAGCCCCCATCATGAACATTGCCATCCTGAAAGACATGTGGGTGACTTTCAACGTGCGTGAAGATCTGCTGAAGAATCTGACAATGGGAGCTGAATTCGATGCCATCGTTCCTGCACTGGACAACAAGACAATCCGGCTGAAGGTGGATTACATGAAAGATTTAGGCACTTACGCTGCTTGGAAAGCAACCAAGACAACAGGACAATTCGACTTGAAAACATTCGAAGTACGTGCCCGTCCTTTGGAAAAAGTAGAAGGACTTCGCCCCGGAATGTCGGTAATCATAAAAAAATAA
- a CDS encoding DUF4973 domain-containing protein, which yields MKTKYIILAFMAALFTFTSCNDEWTDEQYAQYISFKAPINNGGVSQIFVKYKEAGKVTYQLPVIVSGSTMLSNPLNVHIGLDKDTLDVLNVERFHSRDDLFYQLLKPENYEIPDYTVNIPAGECVGLLNIDFKLENLDMVDKWVLPLTILEDPDHTYQPNMRKHYRKALLYVTPFNDYSGNYSTTTTSVYFREGSSDPMVVNNRTAYVVDDNTIFFYAGVTDEKRKDRRAFKIFVKFNEDGTLTLDQEDPQLNLKVIGTPTYDIEETTDVDQPYLIHRYVTLNLEYEYDDTLEVPDYTVKYRAKGIMTMERKINTQIPDEDQAIEWN from the coding sequence ATGAAGACAAAATATATTATTTTAGCTTTTATGGCAGCATTGTTCACTTTCACTTCATGTAATGATGAATGGACGGACGAACAATACGCTCAGTACATCTCTTTTAAAGCTCCTATCAATAACGGAGGTGTATCGCAGATTTTCGTGAAATACAAAGAAGCGGGAAAAGTGACTTATCAATTGCCTGTGATTGTCAGCGGCTCTACTATGCTTTCGAATCCCCTGAACGTTCATATCGGTTTGGATAAGGATACGCTGGATGTTTTGAATGTCGAACGCTTCCATTCCCGCGATGATCTGTTCTACCAACTGCTGAAGCCGGAGAACTATGAGATTCCAGATTATACTGTGAATATTCCTGCCGGTGAATGTGTGGGTTTACTGAACATCGACTTTAAACTTGAGAACCTGGACATGGTAGACAAGTGGGTATTGCCCCTTACCATTTTGGAAGACCCCGATCATACTTACCAGCCCAATATGCGTAAGCACTACCGGAAGGCTTTGTTGTATGTGACTCCGTTCAACGATTATTCGGGGAACTATTCTACCACGACGACAAGTGTTTATTTCCGCGAAGGATCGAGTGACCCGATGGTTGTAAACAATCGTACCGCTTATGTGGTGGACGATAATACCATATTCTTCTATGCCGGTGTAACGGATGAAAAACGAAAAGACAGACGCGCTTTTAAAATATTCGTTAAGTTCAATGAAGACGGTACGCTGACATTGGATCAGGAAGATCCGCAGTTGAATCTGAAAGTCATCGGTACTCCGACTTATGACATCGAAGAGACTACTGACGTTGACCAGCCTTACTTGATTCATCGCTATGTTACATTGAACCTGGAATATGAATATGACGACACGCTGGAAGTTCCCGATTACACTGTAAAATACCGGGCAAAGGGTATCATGACTATGGAGCGTAAGATCAACACTCAGATACCGGATGAAGATCAAGCTATTGAATGGAATTAA
- a CDS encoding ABC transporter permease, translating to MKEITFKDKIRQGINDLFYIWLREFRTTFRDQGVLIFFVLVPLVYPLIYGFIYTNEVVREVPAVAVDASHSSLSREYLRKVDATPDINIVTYCADMEEARQMLKDRLAYGIIYIPSEFSRDIAQGKQTQVSIYCDMSGLLYYKSMLLANTAVSLDMNRDIKIERAGNTTARQDEITGYPIEYEDIALFNPTNGFAAFLIPAVLILLIQQTLLLGIGLSAGTARENNRFKDLVPINRHYNGTLRIVMGKGLSYFMVYSLVSVYVLCVVPRIFSLNQIGHPGTLALFLIPYLSACIFFAMTASIAIRNRETCMLLFVFTSVPLLFISGISWPGASIPAFWKYFSYIFPSTFGINGFVRINNMGGTLSEVSFEYKALWLQAGFYFLTTCFVYRRQILMSRKHVIEQYKKVHDRMN from the coding sequence ATGAAAGAGATAACATTTAAAGATAAGATAAGACAAGGCATCAACGACTTGTTCTATATCTGGCTCAGAGAATTCCGTACGACTTTCCGCGACCAAGGTGTATTGATATTCTTTGTCTTGGTACCTCTGGTCTATCCGCTCATTTACGGTTTCATTTATACAAATGAAGTGGTGAGGGAAGTTCCCGCTGTTGCAGTGGATGCTTCTCATAGTTCTTTGAGCCGGGAGTATCTGCGCAAAGTGGATGCCACTCCGGACATCAACATCGTGACGTATTGTGCCGATATGGAAGAGGCCAGACAAATGTTGAAAGACCGCCTGGCATACGGCATCATCTATATTCCGTCCGAATTCAGCCGGGACATCGCGCAAGGTAAACAGACACAGGTAAGCATTTACTGTGACATGAGCGGGCTGCTCTACTACAAAAGCATGTTGCTTGCAAATACAGCGGTATCCCTGGATATGAACCGGGACATCAAAATAGAACGTGCCGGTAATACTACCGCACGGCAGGATGAGATTACCGGTTATCCCATAGAATATGAAGATATTGCCTTGTTCAATCCGACAAACGGTTTTGCAGCATTCCTGATCCCGGCAGTACTCATCTTGCTAATCCAACAGACGCTTCTCTTGGGTATCGGCTTGTCGGCCGGAACTGCCCGTGAGAACAACCGTTTCAAAGATTTGGTACCCATCAACAGGCATTACAACGGGACCTTACGTATCGTTATGGGAAAAGGGCTGAGTTATTTCATGGTCTATTCACTGGTATCGGTATATGTGCTATGCGTCGTCCCACGCATCTTTAGCCTCAATCAGATCGGTCACCCCGGAACACTTGCTTTGTTTCTGATTCCCTATCTGTCGGCTTGCATCTTTTTTGCCATGACGGCTTCCATCGCCATCCGAAATCGTGAAACGTGCATGTTATTGTTCGTATTCACTTCCGTCCCCCTGTTGTTCATATCGGGAATCTCTTGGCCAGGTGCTTCCATACCGGCATTTTGGAAATATTTCTCTTATATCTTCCCGTCCACATTCGGCATTAATGGTTTCGTACGCATCAATAATATGGGAGGAACGCTGAGTGAGGTATCTTTTGAATACAAAGCGTTGTGGCTACAGGCAGGATTCTACTTCCTGACGACCTGCTTCGTGTATCGTAGACAGATATTAATGAGTCGCAAACATGTCATCGAGCAATACAAGAAAGTACACGACCGGATGAATTAG
- a CDS encoding ABC transporter permease — translation MKEREKKYKSLWLVMKRECRRLVSRPLYLFCMVIAPLFCYLFFTTLMGSGLPTNLPVGAVDMDQSAISRNLIRNLDAFGQTAVVARYGNVNDARIAMQEGKIYGFFYIPKGLSADAQSQRQPKISFYTNNSYLIAGSLLFKDMKMMSELASGAVSRSALYAKGATEDQAMAFLQPIVIDTHPLNNPWLNYSVYLCNTLVPGVLMLLIFMVTVYSIGTEIKDRTAREWLRVSNNSIYIALAGKLLPQTVVFFIMGIFYNVYLYGFLHFPCNSGILPMLFATLCLVLASQCCGIVMIGTLPTLRLGLSFASLWGVISFSISGFSFPVMAMHPVLQALSNLFPLRHYFLIYVDQALNGYSMIYSWPNYMALLIFMVLPFLVVHRLKEALIYYKYVP, via the coding sequence ATGAAGGAAAGAGAAAAGAAATACAAGTCCCTGTGGCTGGTTATGAAGCGGGAATGCCGTCGCCTCGTATCCCGTCCGCTTTATCTCTTTTGCATGGTCATCGCCCCCCTGTTTTGCTACCTGTTTTTCACTACACTGATGGGGTCGGGACTGCCAACCAACTTACCCGTAGGAGCAGTGGACATGGACCAATCCGCCATCTCGCGCAACCTAATACGCAATCTGGACGCTTTCGGGCAAACGGCCGTAGTAGCTCGCTACGGAAATGTGAACGATGCACGTATTGCCATGCAAGAGGGCAAGATATACGGATTTTTCTATATACCGAAGGGATTGTCGGCCGATGCGCAAAGCCAACGGCAGCCAAAGATTTCATTCTACACCAACAACTCCTATCTCATTGCCGGCTCATTACTCTTCAAAGACATGAAAATGATGAGTGAGCTAGCGTCAGGAGCCGTAAGCAGATCAGCCCTTTATGCCAAAGGAGCTACGGAAGATCAAGCCATGGCTTTTCTACAGCCGATCGTCATCGACACACATCCGTTGAACAACCCATGGTTGAACTATTCCGTCTACTTGTGTAATACATTGGTTCCCGGGGTGTTGATGTTGCTCATCTTCATGGTTACCGTTTACTCCATCGGTACGGAAATCAAAGACCGCACGGCCCGTGAATGGTTGCGCGTGAGTAACAATTCCATTTACATAGCGCTGGCAGGGAAATTATTGCCTCAGACGGTGGTCTTTTTCATTATGGGCATATTCTATAATGTATATCTGTACGGCTTCCTGCATTTCCCATGCAACAGCGGCATCCTGCCGATGTTGTTCGCCACCCTTTGCCTGGTATTGGCCTCACAATGCTGCGGAATCGTCATGATAGGAACATTGCCCACGCTTCGCCTGGGGTTGAGCTTTGCATCGCTATGGGGAGTAATCTCCTTCTCGATTTCAGGATTCTCTTTCCCCGTGATGGCTATGCATCCTGTTCTGCAAGCGTTAAGCAATCTGTTCCCGTTACGCCACTACTTCCTCATATATGTAGACCAGGCACTCAATGGTTATAGCATGATTTACTCATGGCCGAACTACATGGCATTACTGATATTCATGGTGCTTCCGTTCTTGGTTGTCCACCGGTTGAAAGAAGCATTGATCTATTATAAATACGTGCCCTGA
- a CDS encoding family 16 glycoside hydrolase, translated as MRKNLLMKIAPALVACLPLAMYAQESINVNALKVENKISPYLYGANIEDVNHSIYGGLYDQRIFGESFEEPVTGSPLKDFDFFEGDWSVSEDGVVSVARHGGAKMINNSVSLGDSYVEVELKFNTEGGENAGLVIHVTKAGNGADAFRGYEVSISRDGKQLILGRHDNNYRELAKGELAINPDEWNKLAVKTVGATLEILVNGTSIITCTDDDPIMSGYAGLRTWHSDASFRNMKVTDENSIVDFEAYGGNWTVADGVLSVARHGGAKLVHKETLGDSSVEMEMKFTTDGGDSAGFAIHVTDPKEGADNFNGYEVGISRDGKKLIFGKHEYNWQSISETPIDIVPTEWNKLKVKTVGKKFEIYVNDELTTSYEDPTALLEGGVGFRTWNADVSFRNLKIERDGDVKEITLRAESKQSDLKLMQNPAYFKISSMWDAIVSKDAVVNFAHITDDAYNTNCSQEVDFVSGTGVAGVANRSLNKWGIAVKQNQTFKGFLFLKGEVSGKVYVALQNVDGTKEYAVQEIDGITSDWKKYTFELTSNTEDVNSRLAVYIKEPGQFRIDMVNMMSSEEDQFHGAPFRKDIAEAMVEQKLTFLRYAGTMIECDGYRFKSMIGPREDRPVYNGRFYGYASHGFGIEDFLNYCELSGFEPVFAVNSFETAEDMAFMIKYLKGDVSTPEGKMRADNGHPEPYHLTYIEIGNEEVLGGDNADQYMDYVRRFTDIYQAIHSIDPTIKFISSAWWRPESEDNMRDVFECLDGMADYWDYHPWADSDELGGHVEREMKQMQEMFLKWNPNTTMKCALFEENGNSHNIRRALGHVTIQNAARRMGDFVLATCAANALQPYKQNDNGWDQGTVFFTPSQVWGMPTYYAQKMASENHKPLLVQSEAPASLDVVAATDENCDQVVLYVVNKNAEAVEANVNVAGKNDTKQVRTITLSGQLNDVNTPSEPERIVPVAETLDGVDNINYSFKPYSYTIMIFDNKSVGISDVTEDSYLVVSADKQIVIRSAGNENTPYEVFSLAGASIAKGKVAASGEASVNCQAGAYLVALRTVDGTKVYKVIVR; from the coding sequence ATGAGAAAGAATTTACTCATGAAAATTGCACCGGCACTTGTTGCCTGTCTGCCTCTTGCGATGTATGCGCAGGAAAGCATCAATGTGAATGCCTTGAAGGTGGAGAATAAAATCTCTCCCTATCTTTATGGTGCAAACATTGAAGATGTGAACCACTCCATTTATGGAGGATTGTATGACCAACGTATCTTCGGAGAAAGTTTTGAAGAACCTGTAACGGGAAGCCCGTTGAAGGATTTCGATTTTTTTGAAGGTGACTGGAGTGTGAGCGAAGATGGGGTTGTTTCTGTGGCACGTCACGGTGGTGCCAAGATGATCAACAATAGCGTTTCTTTGGGTGATTCGTATGTGGAAGTTGAATTGAAGTTCAATACCGAAGGGGGTGAGAATGCCGGTTTGGTGATACATGTTACGAAAGCCGGTAACGGTGCCGATGCTTTCAGAGGATATGAAGTTAGCATTTCACGCGATGGAAAACAACTGATTCTGGGACGGCATGACAATAATTACAGGGAACTTGCCAAAGGAGAGCTTGCTATCAATCCGGACGAATGGAACAAACTGGCTGTTAAAACCGTCGGGGCAACCCTTGAGATCCTGGTAAATGGTACCTCTATCATTACCTGTACGGATGACGATCCTATCATGTCCGGTTATGCCGGCTTGCGTACCTGGCATTCGGATGCCAGCTTCAGAAACATGAAGGTGACTGATGAAAACTCCATCGTTGACTTCGAGGCTTATGGAGGTAACTGGACGGTTGCTGACGGTGTATTGTCCGTTGCTCGTCATGGCGGTGCGAAATTGGTGCATAAAGAGACTTTGGGCGATTCTTCCGTAGAAATGGAGATGAAGTTCACCACAGATGGTGGCGATAGCGCAGGTTTTGCCATTCATGTGACCGATCCCAAGGAAGGTGCAGATAACTTCAATGGTTATGAAGTGGGTATATCCCGTGATGGTAAAAAACTGATCTTCGGTAAACATGAATACAATTGGCAGTCTATTTCCGAGACTCCTATCGATATCGTGCCGACCGAGTGGAACAAACTGAAAGTAAAAACGGTAGGCAAGAAATTTGAGATTTATGTCAATGATGAACTAACGACTTCCTATGAGGATCCTACGGCACTTCTCGAAGGTGGAGTTGGATTCCGTACTTGGAATGCCGATGTTAGTTTCAGAAACCTGAAGATAGAACGTGATGGGGATGTGAAAGAAATCACCTTGCGTGCTGAAAGCAAACAGTCTGATCTTAAACTGATGCAGAACCCGGCTTATTTCAAGATCAGCTCCATGTGGGATGCGATCGTTTCCAAAGATGCGGTTGTCAATTTTGCTCATATCACAGATGATGCTTATAACACGAACTGCTCACAGGAAGTTGACTTCGTATCGGGTACAGGCGTTGCAGGTGTTGCCAACCGCAGTCTTAATAAGTGGGGCATCGCTGTGAAGCAAAACCAAACTTTCAAGGGCTTCCTTTTCCTTAAAGGAGAGGTCAGTGGAAAAGTATACGTTGCACTTCAGAATGTAGATGGCACGAAGGAATATGCCGTACAGGAAATTGACGGAATCACGTCCGACTGGAAGAAATATACCTTCGAGTTGACTTCCAATACCGAAGATGTAAACTCACGTCTGGCTGTGTATATCAAAGAGCCGGGACAGTTCCGCATCGATATGGTGAACATGATGTCTTCTGAAGAAGACCAGTTCCACGGCGCACCTTTCCGCAAAGATATCGCAGAAGCTATGGTCGAACAGAAACTGACCTTCCTACGCTATGCCGGAACGATGATCGAATGTGACGGATACCGCTTCAAGAGCATGATCGGTCCGCGTGAAGATCGTCCCGTATACAACGGTCGTTTCTATGGTTATGCCTCTCATGGGTTTGGTATTGAGGACTTCCTGAACTATTGTGAATTGTCCGGCTTTGAACCAGTATTTGCTGTGAACAGCTTTGAAACAGCCGAAGATATGGCGTTCATGATTAAATACCTGAAAGGGGATGTTTCTACTCCCGAAGGCAAAATGCGTGCAGACAACGGTCATCCCGAACCCTATCATCTGACTTATATCGAAATCGGCAATGAGGAAGTTCTTGGCGGTGACAATGCCGATCAATATATGGACTATGTAAGACGTTTCACTGATATTTATCAGGCAATCCATTCCATTGACCCGACAATTAAGTTTATCAGTTCTGCTTGGTGGCGTCCGGAATCGGAAGATAATATGAGAGACGTATTCGAATGCTTGGATGGAATGGCCGACTATTGGGATTATCATCCTTGGGCTGACAGTGATGAATTGGGCGGACACGTTGAACGCGAAATGAAGCAAATGCAGGAAATGTTCCTGAAATGGAATCCGAACACGACCATGAAGTGTGCTTTGTTCGAAGAAAACGGAAATAGCCATAACATACGTCGTGCCCTGGGTCATGTGACTATTCAGAATGCGGCTCGCAGAATGGGTGATTTCGTATTGGCTACTTGCGCTGCCAATGCATTGCAACCTTACAAGCAAAATGACAATGGTTGGGATCAGGGAACCGTATTCTTTACTCCTTCTCAAGTATGGGGCATGCCGACATATTATGCACAAAAGATGGCTTCCGAAAATCACAAGCCATTGCTGGTTCAGAGTGAAGCACCTGCTTCTTTGGATGTAGTTGCCGCTACGGACGAGAACTGTGATCAAGTTGTACTGTATGTGGTTAACAAGAATGCTGAGGCTGTTGAAGCCAACGTGAATGTTGCCGGAAAGAACGATACGAAACAAGTGCGCACTATTACCTTGTCTGGTCAGTTGAATGATGTCAATACACCGAGCGAGCCGGAAAGAATTGTACCGGTTGCTGAAACGTTGGACGGTGTGGATAACATTAACTATTCATTCAAGCCTTACTCTTATACAATCATGATTTTTGATAATAAGTCAGTAGGTATCTCCGATGTTACAGAAGATAGTTATCTCGTAGTTTCTGCGGACAAACAGATTGTAATAAGATCCGCTGGCAATGAAAATACTCCGTATGAAGTGTTCTCATTGGCAGGAGCCAGCATTGCTAAAGGTAAAGTTGCTGCTTCCGGTGAAGCATCGGTGAACTGTCAGGCAGGCGCTTATTTGGTCGCTTTGCGGACAGTTGATGGTACAAAGGTATATAAGGTTATCGTTCGATAA
- a CDS encoding RagB/SusD family nutrient uptake outer membrane protein, producing MNKKYTILSAALCLGLSFSSCSDYLNNDKKFKDRITLEKVFTNRDYTQEWLANAYHYLMDYNADVASKEWTPFCFSDDMYFGDREDRYKTWKNVEYDEGFYQNSWDEAYKGIRQASIFLQNIDMNQEFNQEERDDLKAQARFVRAYLYWKLLQKYGPIPLLPEEGLDYTESYDALSLPRNTYDECADYICNEMVLAARDLPLQRELLSIARPTRGAALAARAKVLLFAASPLMNGNTDPYAAQMVDDKGKRLLAAEYDESKWAKAAAAALDVIKLKQYRLYTANYRPVGDAQYPATVVPPYHPVYSERNYPDGWKDIDPMESYRAVFNGELNATDNPELIFTRGQNQGSESVATMVLHQLPRFAKGWNTHGMTQKQCDAYYMNDGKDCPGKDKEIGRGDGSDRLPGFTTKKDSLDKKYLPVTTSGVSLQYVNREPRFYASVAYNGVVWHLGNAEKETDTEYTSWYYRGTGEGRTNTMFWLRTGIGVMKFVRPTDTNDKDGAIDPKPEPAIRYAEVLLIYAEALNELNGTYTIPSWDGSENYTIQRDVNAMREGILPVRLRGGVPDFSQETYDDVNEFRKCLKRERQIELMGEGHRYFDLRRWKDAAVEEALPIYGCNTLMTKSERDMFHVPVQVPSLPTTFAEKTYFWPIKHDELKRNRRLTQNPGWTYND from the coding sequence ATGAATAAGAAATATACAATATTGTCTGCTGCTTTATGTTTGGGATTGTCTTTCTCTTCCTGCAGTGATTATTTGAATAATGATAAAAAGTTCAAAGATCGTATAACTTTGGAAAAAGTCTTCACGAACAGAGATTATACACAAGAATGGTTGGCCAATGCCTATCATTATTTGATGGATTATAATGCTGATGTGGCCAGTAAAGAGTGGACACCTTTCTGCTTCTCTGACGATATGTATTTTGGCGACCGCGAGGATCGTTATAAAACATGGAAGAATGTAGAATATGATGAAGGCTTTTACCAGAATTCGTGGGATGAAGCTTACAAAGGTATCCGGCAGGCATCTATATTCCTTCAAAATATAGACATGAATCAGGAGTTCAATCAAGAAGAGCGTGATGACCTGAAAGCGCAGGCTCGTTTCGTGCGTGCTTATTTATATTGGAAATTGTTGCAGAAATACGGCCCGATACCCTTGTTGCCTGAAGAAGGATTGGATTATACGGAAAGTTATGATGCATTATCATTGCCTCGGAACACGTATGACGAATGTGCTGATTATATCTGCAATGAAATGGTGTTGGCTGCTCGCGATTTACCCCTTCAACGTGAATTGCTTTCTATTGCCCGTCCGACTCGTGGAGCCGCATTGGCTGCGCGTGCAAAAGTCTTGCTGTTTGCCGCCAGTCCGTTGATGAATGGTAATACAGATCCTTATGCCGCCCAGATGGTCGATGATAAAGGAAAGCGCTTATTGGCTGCTGAGTATGATGAATCTAAATGGGCGAAGGCTGCTGCGGCTGCCCTTGATGTCATTAAATTGAAGCAATACCGGCTTTATACGGCCAACTATCGTCCTGTGGGGGATGCGCAATATCCTGCTACTGTTGTTCCCCCTTATCATCCGGTATATTCGGAAAGGAATTACCCGGACGGATGGAAGGACATTGATCCGATGGAATCTTATCGCGCAGTGTTCAACGGTGAACTGAATGCAACCGACAATCCAGAATTGATTTTCACACGTGGACAGAATCAGGGATCGGAAAGTGTCGCTACCATGGTGCTTCACCAGCTTCCCCGCTTTGCCAAAGGTTGGAATACGCATGGGATGACGCAAAAGCAGTGCGATGCTTATTACATGAATGATGGCAAGGATTGTCCGGGCAAGGACAAAGAGATTGGCCGCGGTGACGGTTCTGATCGTTTGCCCGGATTTACTACAAAGAAGGATAGTCTTGATAAAAAGTATCTGCCCGTAACCACTTCGGGAGTTTCGTTGCAATATGTCAATCGTGAACCTCGCTTTTACGCTTCAGTTGCTTATAATGGTGTCGTATGGCATCTTGGGAATGCTGAAAAGGAAACGGACACGGAATATACATCTTGGTATTATAGAGGAACCGGTGAAGGACGCACCAACACAATGTTTTGGCTTCGTACCGGAATTGGTGTCATGAAGTTCGTACGTCCTACCGATACGAACGATAAAGACGGAGCCATTGACCCCAAACCGGAACCGGCTATTCGCTATGCTGAAGTATTGTTGATCTATGCTGAAGCTTTGAATGAACTGAACGGAACGTATACCATACCTTCATGGGATGGATCGGAGAATTATACCATTCAGCGAGATGTTAATGCAATGAGAGAAGGCATTCTCCCTGTCCGTCTTCGCGGAGGGGTACCCGATTTCTCTCAGGAAACTTATGATGATGTGAACGAGTTCCGTAAATGCCTGAAGCGCGAACGCCAGATTGAACTGATGGGAGAGGGGCATCGCTATTTCGATTTGCGTCGTTGGAAAGATGCGGCTGTAGAAGAAGCATTACCTATCTATGGATGCAACACTTTGATGACTAAGTCCGAACGTGATATGTTCCATGTACCGGTTCAGGTTCCTTCTCTTCCGACAACTTTTGCCGAAAAGACTTATTTCTGGCCTATCAAGCACGATGAATTGAAACGCAACAGACGTTTGACTCAAAACCCCGGATGGACATACAATGATTAA
- a CDS encoding Omp28-related outer membrane protein: MQINEGESKEVTHSYQLDDKWKPENMSIIAFIYDNNGVMQTTTCEIINNNY; this comes from the coding sequence ATACAAATCAATGAAGGCGAGTCCAAAGAAGTAACACATTCATATCAACTGGATGACAAATGGAAGCCGGAAAATATGTCAATAATAGCTTTTATTTATGACAATAACGGAGTTATGCAGACTACAACATGTGAAATTATAAACAACAATTATTAA
- a CDS encoding aldose epimerase family protein produces the protein MKHALFILAVILVCGCTKETQYSKMKREDFQTTVDGKSTDLYTLKNKNGVEITVTNFGARVVEIWAPDRNGDFEDIVLGHDNVDKYIHFKGERFLGATIGRYGNRIDKGQFVLDSVSYQLPINDTPNSLHGGTKGFDMVVWDVDQKDPQKLELSYLSKDGEEGYPGNLNVKMTYELTDNNEFIITHTATTDKKTVLNLTHHSFFNLHGAGNGTVNDHELMLNADKFTPVNEVLIPTGEQLAVAGTPMDFQQPTLIGERVNEDYEQLKFGHGYDHNWILKRKTANDLELAATVYEPQSGRLLEVWTTEPGIQFYGGNFFDGSMIGKGGKSYEYRASLALETQHFPDSPNHPEFPSTVLMPGETYHHVCVYKFATK, from the coding sequence ATGAAACATGCATTATTTATATTAGCGGTCATTCTGGTATGTGGCTGTACTAAAGAAACACAGTATTCAAAAATGAAAAGAGAAGATTTTCAGACAACAGTAGACGGGAAGTCAACTGATTTATACACCCTGAAAAATAAAAACGGTGTAGAAATAACAGTAACGAATTTCGGAGCGAGGGTCGTTGAAATATGGGCACCCGACAGAAATGGTGATTTTGAAGATATCGTATTGGGACATGACAATGTGGACAAATATATACACTTCAAGGGGGAACGCTTTTTGGGTGCCACGATTGGTCGTTACGGAAATCGCATCGATAAAGGACAATTCGTTTTGGACAGCGTAAGTTACCAGCTTCCGATTAACGATACTCCCAATAGCTTGCACGGGGGGACTAAAGGTTTTGATATGGTCGTATGGGATGTAGATCAGAAAGATCCGCAGAAACTCGAGCTTTCTTATTTGTCGAAAGATGGAGAAGAGGGATATCCGGGTAACCTGAATGTAAAGATGACGTATGAACTGACTGATAATAATGAATTTATCATTACTCATACAGCCACTACCGACAAAAAAACAGTACTGAACCTGACGCATCACTCTTTCTTCAATCTGCATGGCGCAGGCAACGGGACTGTCAACGATCATGAGTTGATGCTCAACGCTGATAAGTTTACGCCAGTCAATGAAGTGCTGATCCCTACCGGTGAACAGCTTGCAGTTGCCGGCACACCGATGGACTTCCAACAACCTACTTTGATCGGTGAACGTGTGAACGAAGATTACGAACAGTTGAAATTCGGACATGGTTATGACCATAACTGGATATTAAAGAGAAAGACGGCTAATGATCTGGAACTTGCCGCTACTGTATATGAGCCTCAGTCCGGTCGTTTGTTGGAAGTCTGGACTACCGAACCGGGGATTCAATTCTACGGAGGTAATTTCTTCGATGGCTCCATGATTGGAAAGGGAGGCAAAAGTTACGAGTACAGAGCTTCTTTAGCCTTAGAAACACAGCACTTCCCGGACAGTCCGAATCATCCGGAGTTCCCTTCAACCGTGCTGATGCCGGGTGAAACCTATCACCACGTATGTGTCTATAAGTTTGCTACTAAATAA